The genomic window TCTGTTGTTGTTACTGCTTTAATATGTTACTTTATTTAGTTTTATCTTATAATCGTTCGCATATATCCATAAacatgtattattaaaatttaatatatatatatatatatatataattgtaatggatgaaaaaaaagaaaaaagaaatttcgTTTTGTATagacaaaaataatatatgaaaaatatatacaacaaaattttcaccaaaaaaaaaataaaaaaaacatgcaAAAAAGTGTGCGTGTTCGaactttttttaagtattctAGCTCATTTATCATTTGAGAAAACAAGTTTTGttctataaatttttaaacatttttgttatcactcattaaaagagaaaagaaaagacatatttacttttatataaatacatgcatatatacatttgtataaatttatgtgcataaatatgtgtataaatgtatgtgtataactacatgtatatatttgcgcttatatattcacacatatacatttgcattttacgcatatatatatgaccacatatacatgtatatggaAACAAGAACAAAACagttatattaaatgtatttgaGGAGAAAATTTTCgagaatatattttctacaaaatttccatttatttaaaatttttttaaaatatgaaaaaaaaaaaatgaataagcAAAATTTTAACAGAAAATAACCACTGAAATGTTTCATTAAAtgttaattttgaaaatgaaattaaatcTTTTAATATTGAATTACTTAATTTTTGGTAACAAAATAAGTGAAAGCAATTGCGCAAAATGTTTCGCGTCTATGGCTCAGCGTTTTTAATGAgttacacaaatatatatgtatatttttttttttttttttttttttttttccttttctttagGTAATTTAAAAGGTGTTCAGAACAGGATTATACCTCATAGTGAAGGTGTACAACGATTTCGTAATTTTAGCTTGGATAGATTGCATATACCGTTGCTCTTATATACTTACACTCATATTCATTGTttaaggaatatatatttgcatatatgtataaataaataaatatatatatatatatatacttatgttcAACATGTTTAACTTTTTACAGACGAAATTGGTGTTTCTGAGcaagcaataaaaaaattaaaggaaatgaaaaaattagaattagaaattttaaaggactttataaaaaaagacacTGATAATGTGGAgatgtataaaaaattccACTGCATAGCAAGTGATTTTGTTTCTTACGACAAAAAGGAGGCAATTGGTAAACACAAATAAAAGCGTAcgtgtatatacacataaacacCCATGCGTATATACACgcacgtatacatatatgtacacgatgatatatttttttccgaAAACATAAAGCAGCTGCAATTAAATAACATTTCGTTTTGCATTACGCTTTTGTAATTAGTATCATtagaatttatttaaatttatttttgttattaataagttctgtttaattttcttatatttttttttttcccttcatGTCAGAACCCCCAAATAatgtaacaaataaaaacaataaacaGAATGAACCTATTTCGAATGATAAACCTAAAAAATCTGAAAGTTTTATAGATAAAATAACCTCATTCGTAGGAATTTTtaactataataatatgaacaaaatatattcagACCAAATTAAGAGCATGCAACAagataaaaaacaaaatacgGCAAACGACgatttgtataataataatagtaatggtAATTATAATGAGAATAATAATGAAGGAATGGAAATAGCAAAAAATCAAAACACCAATTCTTATATGCAATtgaattcttttatttcattaaaagaaaatatgtttCTAGGCGGAAAAGATAATTCTAGTGAACATTACGAAGTTGGAAATTTGGGATCGTTTTACATGATTTTTGGTGCTCGTAACACAGATTATCCTTGGGCTTGTACATGTGATCCTCTTCAACTAATagaatataaagaaaaaaaaagagaatatgTTTTATGTAGCAACCAAGTAGATATGTCTATACAAAATGCAGATTTATTCTGTAATCCGAAAAACGcttcttattttctttatttgtcttatatttttacttttcttattataattgttcatttttaaaagaaagaattaaagaaaagaaaatgtaaacaAAAAGGTAAGTAGACTGACAGGAATACTGACAGATAATCAAacaaaaagtatataaataaacgaaTGAATGAAGTTTTCCCCCACCTTTATATACTTTGCATGCCATTCGttcaaattattacataCAAATTGCATAAGTAAAATGTGTATAAACTTACATATAGCACACGCGTTCCTTAAGTACAGTGTCTCATGTTTAAGTTTCTAAATGTTATTATTCAACAAGGAAAGAAACACATTTCAAATGACCCTTCGATGAATTTgtgataaaatattacactGAAGTGTacttactttttatttttataatttttattatttttattatttttattttttttatctttattttttcttataacttatatttaattattttctaccattatcaaaaattataaaaaatgactAATAAAAAGTCGAGTATTCATGCCATATAAAAGTGTTGCCTTTTCATACCTTAGCTAGTGGTTAAGTTATGTAATTCTTCATTAGATGATTGAAACTATAAGAGGtgagaaaaataattgtttaaCAAAAGATTTTATATAGTGactattttcttattaataaaaaaatataataacaaatgaTGTCGTTTTCAAAATAGAagcaataaaatttttaaatttattaggcaactaattaaaattttgatgTACCTTTGGTCAGGATCAAAACTATCAAAGCAGCAAAGCAATGAACTAGCAATACAACgcgtttttttattattttcccttttttaataatgaatcgccatttaaaatttttttttatttttctttgtttatcTACCAATCTATCAATTTTTACGTGCGAATAGCTGACAAAAATTCTGCCAAAAATGGGactatattcaaaatatttatttctcaAAGATATGAAACAGGatatacacattttaaaagaaaaaaaaactacaTGAAAAGAattactgttttttttttttttttttttttttttttattttaacgaatataaataacaatgATTTAACTAATTGTGAGTGTGGAATAAATgatgataattatatatatattcatatatataatatttataaacgCATGAACACATACATGAACGGATATACAAATAGGCACACACATGAGGAAGGGGAAATTAGGCGGTACGGAATTATTTACCAGCGTCCTTGGCACCGGTGTTACTTCTACCTAACTTTCAATATCCCCGCAGCAATCAACTTTTGTAAtccattaaaaattttaggatcttttatatattccgAAATAGAATTAGGGTTTTCATTTAAtctttgtaaaattatttgaaattGTGGATCTGATATAATTTGTTGAATTTCTGGGTCGGACATGGATTTTTTGAATTGTTCTTCATCTACTTTTTCTGATTTGGACATTTCATCAATTTTGTATGCACACCTTTGATATCCTTCCAAacattctttattattaggATCTAATTCTAATCCTTTATTATAAGCTTGTAAAGCTTTATAATAATCCTTCATGAAAAAATGTAGGTTTCCTTTTCTACTATATGCCTTAACAAAATTTGGGTCTAATTCTATAGCTTTCATCACATCTTCTAAGGCTGATGGATATTCTATTAATTTAGTTAATGCTGCTGCTCTGTTAGAATATAATTTGGCATCATTGGGATTTCTTCTAATGGCTTCATCGTATTCTTTTTTAGCATTTGgaaaatcattatttttaaaatattcattacCTTTGTTTTTATGTTCTTCTGCTTTAATTGGATCTATATATGCCTctctttcttctttttctttttttctctccAATTCCTTCAAAGCATTTCTAGTTGCTCTATTATTATCTTCTACTAATGATTTTCGATACGCTTCAATTGCTTTATcgtaatttttcatataggCATAGCTAATAGCTAATCGATTATATACTTTCGCTACCTGGGAAAAATCAGCCTTAAAATTATATCTATTTTCAATTGCATAAATACATGTTTCAATtgatttttcataatttttcatttccatATATACAGCTGCTATATTATAATGGTACATAATTTCATTAGGGTTAGCTTTAATAGCTTCATTATATTCATTCAAAGCctcttcaaattttttttgtttataaaattcatttcCCTTCAATTTGTGTTCTTCACCAAGTATTTCTTCTGGGGttctgttttttaatttctcttcttcttcttttctttttctttctttttcttcctcttcttttttcctttgtttttctctttctgCTTCATACGCAGAATCGTCATTAAATCTTATACCGAAAAATTTCTCTACCCCTtcgcatatttttttattacatgaGGAAAGTATTAAACGAATATTCATTGGATTACTATTAATagtttttattgtatttaaaaGTTCATTAGGATAATTtgcattttcttctttatatgattttaaattttcatcattttctaTGATAGTATTTATATGGTTAATGTATTCCATATTTTCCATTAATTTATCTCTTCTTACTTTTTCTAAACCATCTTTTAGTGAGTTATTATTAGGGTCTAATTTTAATCCTTCTAAATAAGTTTTTTCTGAATTGTCAAGCTGCCTTAAACCATGTTCTGCACAACCCTTTCTAATATATCCCTTCGGCCAATCCTTTTTCAAtcgtatacatttatttgcATTTTCTAAAGCTTCATAAAATCTTCCTAAACTTGAGAAGGCACCTGACAAGTTTGAATATAGCACATGATCTTCCGGATCATTCTTAATAGCACTGGTGAAATGATTTATCGACTCTTCAAATTTCCCTTCTTGAAAGCATTTATTGCCTAATTCTTTTAATCGTTGCGCTTCTTCTTTATTCACCATTTTAGCGAGTGtgttgtgtatatatgtatatatatatatatatatataatatatgcagattaataaataaatatatgcatatatatcatatacatGCGGATATGTATATTCTTTTactctatttatttatatgtttttgtttttaagtttttttctctttataaATGGGAAGGAATATTTCTCTGAAACTTTAAGTTTATTTGATTCTATATATGATAGTGTTTCCCTTGTTTTAGTATAacctattttattttatgtttctttggaaaaaaacaatatttctattgtatatacaattttcatttaaaatttttttcctatgATTGAAACTTTCTTtaaacttaaaatataatttttttaaaaaaagtaacacATTATTTTGCTTCTAAAAATATGGGTACTTttgcttattattttttttttttttaatatactatttgtaaaaatataaataaacttttttatataagaatattgaTATGATTTagcaataatattatgttggtatatatattttttttatatcctttaattaaaaattattatgaagtACACTATTATTCTTTGAtgtattactttattttttttatgcatgttaattttatatcttcaTAGTGTggtgtttatgtatatacatatataataaaaatatattattatatatttttatgtatgtatgtatatatatgtgacaCAATAAATTCCTTGTTCAAAAAAACACAGCTTtctcaaatatttatttttttttttaatttaacaaatCATTAATTGccgtttttttttaaaactggTTATCGTTCCTAAATATGTAGAAACATGCGCTaatttacaataatatttttctccttttttattacaatatattttaagccCATAAGGACATTTATTTTCGTATAATGGATGTATGTAACATCACGCCTTAATTAACTGCAGTAAAGGTAAGTAGAATAAGGTTCCTACGAATTTGTGAAATTTATGGGGACCAATGTTCgctaattattatttagttattttgtttaaattactgcacgcatatatacataaatattatacacatatatgtatatatacatatatatatgtagataatatataaggagcgttatacaatatttttttatattttctacatCTTTGTATCTCAGTTATTGAGgctaatttttattaaaattattttttaaatattcattaaatatcttgagatatacattataatatatttcagtctgtatttaattttgttaatacttttttttttttgtgtatacttttatatattataaccatttcccccttttttttttttttttttttttttttctcttgaAGTCTATATATTCAacaacttttattttaaacaaattgaatatttttaaagtaaaaatataatatgtttatacaagcatatatttattaatatgtataatcaTTTCTATGTTATTGAAtaattgttctttttttagattctttttttttttttttttaatttgttcatgATAATCGTCCtcgaaaaataaagagaaaaagggAAAACCCCTTTCTATcgcttaaaaaattattatggcgctttttacttttactttatatgtttacacttttaaaaaatatatatacatattaatttttttttttttttttttttgaataatataggtatatattatgtatttctaatgttagtttttttaaaagagttTTTAATACCAATTGAATATGCTACAAGagaaatttaataaatatcttCTTTGATATTCGCATTCCTTTCAATCGTCTACttacatttacattttgGTAATGTGTTGGGTTATTTACgaaaaaggaatatttaCTACAGAATAGGAAATAAGGATTACCGTTCTTGTTAATTAttacttataaaattatagttGTATACCAGAATATCAATAACAACGTCAGTTGTGCATATTTATGTGCCTTTAAATATGCTTTGTTTTATAcgttatatacacataagcATGAACTATGAACAAGTAGGTATATGGATTTAAAtttcctttcttttcttttttattaacaattaATCGAAAAAGACATTTATGTTCTTGAACTTAGCCATGACACACTACTGAACTTTCGTAAACCtattgtgttttttttttaaaaaaaggttcatgtaccaatttttttttatcatctttCATAATCTTTGGAACAACAAATTtaagtttaaaaatatagaaaataaataactgttactattcaaaaaaaatgaaaataaaattttagtatatattaGATACAGCCTAAATATCATATtgattgtaaaaaaaaaggttcatcatgtatatatatttatttgtgatttatcattttatgcatatatatatatttttttttttgataaataaatacacaaTACCTTTTTTTACACATATCAACATAACCAATAAGATATACCTTCCTATTTTtacaatgaaaaattaattcctTGCAATTTTTCATGCCTTAAAATGAAATAGGGATACGTGTGATATTATAATTGCACATATggttttctttaaaatatgcTCAACTAGAAATggtacaaaaatattttaaatgatatggaaaaaattgtaaatttcaaaatgttacatatttttcttttcataaatttcaaaacattcttttttctatatgggaaaattttaataattttcagtATTTGGATATACTTTTTCATTCTGAATTTTTCACTCGCATCGCATTCACTCGAAATATGTAAAGCGTGCaagcataaaaaataaaacaaaataaaaatatatagtgacgtgaaaaaattaaaggaaaaaaaaggcatttaaaacaaaaaggcaaaaaattaaaggaagcaaaacttttaaaaggcatataaatttttaacgaaaaaaaaaaaaaaaacacaagaaacaaaaatatattgtattaagTAACGTGAGAAGATTAAggtaaaatttagaaaaaaaaaaaaatatattattactactatgaaataaaaaatgtatgcgttaaaaaataatggaagtattttacattatacaCATGTGATACAGAAAAtaccttttaaaaattatttgcgAAAAAACTTCtgccttttttaatttttctcttatataaaaatttttaaatgataaaaataaatatgcatatatgattatcaaaagataaaattttatgacatacttgtaaaaatataacaattacGAGAATAGTGTACACTGTgcacaaaacaaaaatataagagattataaatgaagaacgtttttacataataatttatggtatatatgtattatatatacgcatgtacacatatatatatatatatatatatatatatatatacatatatgtacatttgcataattcatttacataatatacttttaattgCCATAAGTACCACTAACTAAAATCGTGTATTTTGCAtggttttgtttttttttcaagtttacaaaaaaatatgaaaacttTGAATtcacatgaaaaaaaaaaattttacattttttttttataaagctatatatatatatgtgtaataaCGGAAATACACTTTTTCGTAAATGCAAGAAACATTTTTTGAAGTTTTGTATGCATTTCAcccaaatataaaaagtaatcaaaaataatagaaattttCTAAAGGGAagccattttattttgaataatacAATGGCAGACAAGTTAACTGAGGAGCAAATTTCTGAATTCAAAGAAGCCTTTAGTTTATTTGATAAAGATGGCGATGGAagtaaactaaaaaaaaaaaaataatataatgacaAAATGGCAAAATAGGAATAGTGACTTTTTACCTAAACAATTGTCCTTTCTTTTCTTAAGAAATGCATGTTGTCCTGgctaaaaatttttatcatatgcATCATGTGCTAAAATTTACAAAGACATTTGTAGTTATGTTGCATAggaatacaaatatatatatataagtacattatacatgtaaatatgaAGAATCTATAAATCaattaaaattacatattaaacgtgggaaaaataaattataagtcgttgatatatattattttataattgaaaaaaaaaaaaaatcaatatatgtgtattatatGAAAACGTATTTCAAGTAGCCGAATATAAACATAGGGGATTAAATAAGGTTATTAACCGttcctttattttgttaattattattttatttatgttattatttttttttttttttatgtagcTATAACAACAAAAGAATTGGGGACTGTTATGAG from Plasmodium malariae genome assembly, chromosome: 13 includes these protein-coding regions:
- the HOP gene encoding Hsp70/Hsp90 organizing protein, putative, translating into MVNKEEAQRLKELGNKCFQEGKFEESINHFTSAIKNDPEDHVLYSNLSGAFSSLGRFYEALENANKCIRLKKDWPKGYIRKGCAEHGLRQLDNSEKTYLEGLKLDPNNNSLKDGLEKVRRDKLMENMEYINHINTIIENDENLKSYKEENANYPNELLNTIKTINSNPMNIRLILSSCNKKICEGVEKFFGIRFNDDSAYEAEREKQRKKEEEEKERKRKEEEEKLKNRTPEEILGEEHKLKGNEFYKQKKFEEALNEYNEAIKANPNEIMYHYNIAAVYMEMKNYEKSIETCIYAIENRYNFKADFSQVAKVYNRLAISYAYMKNYDKAIEAYRKSLVEDNNRATRNALKELERKKEKEEREAYIDPIKAEEHKNKGNEYFKNNDFPNAKKEYDEAIRRNPNDAKLYSNRAAALTKLIEYPSALEDVMKAIELDPNFVKAYSRKGNLHFFMKDYYKALQAYNKGLELDPNNKECLEGYQRCAYKIDEMSKSEKVDEEQFKKSMSDPEIQQIISDPQFQIILQRLNENPNSISEYIKDPKIFNGLQKLIAAGILKVR
- the PmUG01_13025900 gene encoding conserved Plasmodium protein, unknown function, with translation MLILKMKLNLLILNYLIFGNKISESNCAKCNLKGVQNRIIPHSEGVQRFHEIGVSEQAIKKLKEMKKLELEILKDFIKKDTDNVEMYKKFHCIASDFVSYDKKEAIEPPNNVTNKNNKQNEPISNDKPKKSESFIDKITSFVGIFNYNNMNKIYSDQIKSMQQDKKQNTANDDLYNNNSNGNYNENNNEGMEIAKNQNTNSYMQLNSFISLKENMFLGGKDNSSEHYEVGNLGSFYMIFGARNTDYPWACTCDPLQLIEYKEKKREYVLCSNQVDMSIQNADLFCNPKNASYFLYLSYIFTFLIIIVHF